Proteins encoded together in one Marispirochaeta sp. window:
- a CDS encoding Uma2 family endonuclease: MAVPKAKDNPCTYADYAAWPEGERWELIEGVPYDMSPAPKRRHQDVLLNLARVVSNITDKEPCETYIAPFDVRLSEKADASDEEVITVVQPDLSVFCKPDRLDDRGAHAAPDLAVEVLSESTGYKDQTAKLSLYEKYGVREYWLVNGEVPWIMVYRLGPEGKYGKPDYYQPGEKIRSEVLESAIETDRVFT, encoded by the coding sequence GTGGCTGTTCCGAAGGCAAAAGATAATCCCTGTACCTACGCCGACTATGCCGCCTGGCCGGAGGGTGAGCGCTGGGAGCTTATTGAAGGTGTCCCCTATGACATGAGTCCCGCTCCGAAACGGAGGCATCAGGATGTCCTTTTAAACCTGGCAAGAGTAGTTTCCAATATAACCGACAAGGAGCCCTGTGAAACCTATATTGCGCCCTTTGATGTCCGTCTGTCGGAGAAGGCGGATGCGTCGGACGAGGAGGTTATAACCGTGGTGCAGCCGGACCTTTCGGTATTCTGCAAGCCGGACCGTCTGGATGACCGGGGAGCACACGCCGCGCCCGATCTTGCCGTTGAGGTGCTCTCCGAATCCACGGGCTACAAGGACCAGACCGCAAAACTGAGTCTCTATGAAAAATACGGGGTTCGGGAGTACTGGCTTGTAAACGGCGAGGTCCCCTGGATCATGGTCTATCGTCTGGGGCCGGAAGGGAAATACGGTAAGCCTGACTATTACCAGCCCGGTGAGAAAATCCGCTCCGAGGTGCTGGAGAGTGCAATAGAGACGGACAGGGTGTTTACATAG
- a CDS encoding nucleotidyltransferase family protein has translation MRPNTKSDIINFLKENKDPITSYGVKKIGLFGSFVRNTQTPKSDIDVLVEFESEKLNYDNFINLAWFLEDNLGTEIDLVTLDSLSPYIGPNILEEVEYVTF, from the coding sequence ATGAGACCGAATACAAAATCGGATATAATTAATTTTCTCAAAGAAAATAAAGATCCAATAACGTCGTATGGCGTTAAGAAAATTGGATTATTTGGGTCTTTTGTCCGAAACACGCAGACACCGAAAAGTGATATCGATGTCTTAGTTGAATTTGAATCTGAAAAGCTTAATTATGATAATTTCATTAATTTGGCCTGGTTTCTCGAAGATAACCTTGGAACAGAGATTGATTTAGTTACTCTCGATAGCCTGAGTCCCTATATCGGCCCCAATATCCTCGAAGAAGTTGAATATGTTACGTTCTGA
- a CDS encoding DUF86 domain-containing protein has protein sequence MLRSDKELFQHIFEEIIFLENETKNIDEARFLSDNKLKRAFARSIEIIGEAVKGLSNNLVIGNPQIPWRNIAGMRDKLIHSYFSVNYKLVWDVANNVIPEFRAQLQNIVNNNPDIFS, from the coding sequence ATGTTACGTTCTGACAAGGAATTATTCCAACACATCTTTGAAGAGATTATATTTCTGGAGAATGAGACCAAAAACATAGATGAAGCACGTTTCTTATCTGACAATAAATTAAAACGGGCATTTGCCCGGAGCATCGAAATAATCGGAGAAGCCGTCAAAGGGCTTTCAAATAATCTGGTTATAGGCAACCCGCAAATTCCATGGAGAAACATTGCGGGAATGCGAGATAAGCTGATTCATAGCTATTTTTCCGTGAACTACAAGCTGGTCTGGGATGTTGCAAATAATGTGATCCCGGAATTCAGGGCACAACTACAGAACATAGTGAATAACAATCCAGATATATTCAGCTAA
- the aroA gene encoding 3-phosphoshikimate 1-carboxyvinyltransferase yields the protein MIQTVFPVESLEGSITIPGSKSHTIRALLIASLAKGESLLSAPLDSSDTRSCVALCRALGAEITEEDSAWRIKGTGGSVKPAEDEIDVGNSGTSLYLGAGAAALGRRKIIFTGDEQIRSRPIQPLIDALRDLGAEAASVKKNGSAPVRIKGPLTGGKTSIECPTSQYLSSLLLALPLAEGDSEIQVPLLHEKPYVEMTLDWLDRQGIRYENDDFSRFRVFGGQSYTAFDSLIPGDFSTATFFLCAAAITGSTISLENLDMNDPQGDKEVAEILARMGCAVTIQEKAITISGKPMEGRVIDMNAIPDALPAMAVTACYAQGTTELINVPQARLKETDRISVMREELSRCGADIEERPDGLVIRNSPLKGGSIWSHRDHRIAMALAIGALGAKRPIAIRDAESVAVTVPQFFPLLRSLYT from the coding sequence ATGATTCAGACCGTTTTTCCCGTTGAGTCCCTGGAGGGGTCGATTACCATACCGGGTTCCAAATCCCATACCATACGGGCGCTGCTGATTGCATCCCTGGCGAAAGGGGAGAGCCTCCTGTCGGCCCCCCTGGACTCCTCGGATACCCGATCCTGCGTTGCCCTCTGCCGGGCCCTGGGAGCGGAGATAACGGAGGAGGATTCCGCCTGGCGGATAAAGGGGACCGGCGGGTCCGTAAAACCTGCGGAGGATGAGATCGATGTGGGAAACTCCGGGACCTCCCTCTATCTGGGTGCCGGAGCCGCCGCTCTGGGAAGGCGAAAGATCATCTTTACCGGAGACGAGCAGATCCGTTCCCGGCCCATCCAGCCCCTCATTGACGCTTTGAGAGACCTGGGGGCCGAAGCAGCATCGGTTAAAAAAAACGGTTCGGCGCCGGTCCGCATCAAGGGCCCCTTAACAGGAGGGAAAACCAGCATCGAGTGTCCTACCAGCCAGTACCTCTCCAGCCTGCTTCTGGCCCTGCCCCTGGCGGAAGGGGATTCGGAGATTCAGGTTCCGCTCCTGCACGAAAAGCCCTATGTGGAGATGACCCTGGACTGGCTGGACCGGCAGGGGATCCGCTACGAAAACGATGATTTTTCCAGGTTCCGCGTTTTCGGCGGCCAGAGCTACACCGCTTTCGACAGTCTGATACCCGGGGATTTCTCGACCGCGACCTTCTTTCTCTGCGCCGCAGCCATAACCGGGTCCACCATCAGCCTTGAGAACCTGGACATGAATGATCCCCAGGGCGACAAAGAGGTGGCGGAGATCCTGGCCCGCATGGGCTGCGCCGTTACCATCCAGGAAAAGGCAATTACCATCTCCGGAAAACCGATGGAAGGCAGGGTAATCGACATGAACGCCATCCCCGACGCCCTGCCGGCAATGGCGGTGACCGCCTGCTACGCTCAAGGGACTACGGAGCTGATCAACGTTCCCCAGGCGCGGCTCAAGGAAACCGACCGCATTTCGGTCATGCGGGAGGAGCTTTCACGCTGCGGGGCCGATATCGAAGAACGCCCCGACGGGCTTGTTATCCGGAATTCTCCTTTAAAAGGAGGAAGCATCTGGAGCCACCGGGACCACCGCATCGCCATGGCCCTGGCCATCGGTGCCCTGGGTGCCAAACGCCCAATCGCCATTCGTGATGCCGAATCTGTGGCAGTTACCGTGCCGCAGTTTTTTCCGCTTTTGCGTTCACTCTACACCTGA
- the ltaE gene encoding low-specificity L-threonine aldolase, which translates to MKMYDLRSDTITRPSGEMRKAMHKAEVGDDVYGEDPTINLLEETAAKMTGKKAALFVPSGSMGNLIPLYVQCGRGNEVILHENSHIMHYELASAATIAGVMPRPVSGERGILTPEAIRPHLRPDIYYMARTGLIEIENTHNKEGGSCWKEEELAAIHRFAKKRDIPVHLDGARVFNAAVHTGIPVKKICSYVDTVTFCLSKGLGAPVGSLLCGDSEFIDESRRVRKMLGGGMRQAGILAAAGLYALEHNIDRLREDHLNAKKLATVLGSVSWAKVDSESVETNILFATIPDGNAPAVSAALKKKGILCSGDGNHRLRFVTSMEVSSQDIREACDIIAALKI; encoded by the coding sequence ATGAAGATGTATGATCTGCGCAGCGACACAATTACGCGGCCCTCCGGCGAAATGCGCAAGGCAATGCACAAGGCCGAGGTGGGAGACGATGTCTACGGCGAGGACCCCACGATCAACCTGCTGGAGGAGACCGCCGCAAAAATGACTGGCAAAAAGGCAGCCCTTTTTGTACCTTCCGGCTCCATGGGTAACCTGATTCCCCTGTATGTGCAGTGCGGGCGGGGCAACGAGGTAATCCTTCACGAAAACAGCCACATAATGCATTATGAGCTTGCCTCGGCGGCGACAATCGCGGGAGTCATGCCCCGCCCGGTATCGGGAGAAAGGGGAATCCTGACGCCCGAGGCGATCCGCCCTCATCTACGGCCGGATATCTATTATATGGCCCGGACAGGCCTGATCGAGATCGAGAACACCCACAACAAGGAGGGGGGCTCCTGCTGGAAGGAGGAGGAACTCGCGGCAATTCACCGTTTTGCCAAAAAGCGCGACATTCCCGTCCACCTGGACGGAGCCCGGGTCTTCAATGCAGCAGTGCATACAGGGATTCCGGTAAAAAAGATCTGTTCCTATGTTGATACTGTTACCTTCTGTCTGTCCAAGGGACTGGGGGCTCCGGTAGGAAGTCTTCTGTGCGGAGATTCGGAGTTCATTGATGAATCCCGGCGGGTCCGGAAAATGCTGGGAGGCGGCATGCGCCAGGCAGGGATCCTCGCGGCAGCGGGACTCTACGCTCTGGAACATAATATTGACCGGCTGCGGGAGGACCACCTGAATGCCAAAAAACTCGCGACGGTCCTGGGCAGCGTCTCCTGGGCAAAGGTTGATTCGGAGAGCGTGGAGACGAACATTTTGTTTGCGACAATTCCCGACGGAAACGCCCCGGCAGTCTCGGCAGCCCTGAAAAAGAAGGGGATCCTCTGCTCAGGCGACGGGAACCACCGGCTGCGTTTTGTAACCAGCATGGAAGTAAGTTCCCAGGATATCCGGGAAGCCTGCGATATAATCGCGGCATTAAAAATATAA
- the htpG gene encoding molecular chaperone HtpG: MSKHQFQTEVSQLLHLIIHSLYSHKEIFLRELISNASDALDKLKYLTLTQDEFKQLAFEPRVDISFTEGDKPTLTVSDNGIGMNEEDLVENLGTIARSGTKNFLGKLTGDAKKDSNLIGQFGVGFYSSFMVADSVEVITRKAGDEKACKWVSDGKGAYEITPAERDSYGTTVTLHLNDEGKEYTGRWQIEQVIKKYSNHVAFPIFLHYTSTEYEGEGDKRKEKKEQKVEQINSASAMWKRPKSELSDEDYKEFYKTLSHDYDDPLFWLHTQAEGTQEYSTLFYIPQKAPFDLYQADYKPGVKLYVKRVFITDDEKELLPVYLRFVRGIIDSEDLPLNVSREILQQNRILSSITGSSTKKLLAEFQRISENNPEMYKEFIEQFNRPLKEGLYSDFANRETLLELVRFKSTEVEGYTSLKAYKERMKEDQKGIYYITGEKEETLRNSPLLEAYKAKGIEVLIMDDEIDEIVVPSIGKYEEIDLKAINKSGSSDDLKTEDDKKKEKEIKPLIKKIKDALGDRVKDVVASSRLSDSPSCIVADESDPSMQMQQMLKAMGQKELPEIKPILEINPDHEIVKKLEAKKDDKALVEDIATLLLEQAMMIEGAEIKKPAEFVKRLNRIMNMAL, translated from the coding sequence ATGTCGAAACACCAGTTCCAGACAGAAGTATCCCAGCTTCTGCACCTGATTATCCATTCACTCTACTCACACAAGGAAATATTCTTACGGGAGCTGATCTCCAACGCCTCGGACGCGCTGGACAAACTGAAATATCTTACCCTGACTCAGGATGAGTTCAAGCAGCTCGCCTTTGAACCCCGGGTGGACATCAGCTTCACCGAGGGGGACAAACCGACCCTGACGGTTTCGGATAACGGAATCGGCATGAACGAAGAGGACCTGGTGGAAAACCTGGGTACCATCGCCCGCTCGGGAACCAAAAACTTCCTGGGCAAACTGACGGGGGACGCGAAAAAGGACTCCAACCTGATCGGCCAGTTCGGCGTGGGATTCTATTCGAGTTTTATGGTAGCCGATTCTGTTGAGGTTATCACCCGCAAGGCGGGTGATGAGAAAGCCTGTAAATGGGTATCCGACGGCAAGGGTGCTTATGAGATTACCCCCGCAGAACGGGACAGTTATGGAACCACCGTAACCCTGCATCTTAACGATGAGGGCAAGGAATATACCGGCCGCTGGCAGATCGAGCAGGTTATCAAGAAGTACTCCAACCACGTGGCTTTCCCCATCTTCCTGCACTATACCTCAACCGAATACGAAGGAGAGGGAGACAAGCGGAAGGAGAAAAAGGAACAGAAGGTCGAGCAGATCAACTCCGCCTCCGCAATGTGGAAGCGCCCTAAATCCGAGCTCAGCGACGAGGACTACAAAGAGTTCTACAAGACCCTGAGCCACGACTACGACGACCCTCTTTTCTGGCTCCATACCCAGGCCGAGGGAACCCAGGAGTACAGCACCCTGTTCTATATTCCTCAAAAGGCCCCCTTTGATCTTTATCAGGCGGACTACAAGCCCGGGGTAAAGCTCTATGTAAAACGGGTTTTTATTACCGACGACGAAAAGGAGCTCCTGCCGGTTTACCTTCGTTTTGTTCGGGGAATTATCGATTCAGAAGACCTTCCGCTGAACGTAAGCCGGGAAATTCTGCAGCAGAACAGGATACTCTCCTCCATAACCGGTTCGTCCACCAAAAAACTCCTCGCCGAGTTTCAGAGGATCTCCGAGAACAACCCGGAGATGTATAAGGAGTTTATTGAACAGTTCAATCGGCCCTTGAAAGAGGGGCTTTACTCCGATTTCGCCAACCGGGAGACCCTGCTGGAGCTTGTACGCTTCAAATCCACCGAGGTGGAGGGCTACACCAGTCTGAAGGCCTACAAGGAGCGCATGAAGGAGGACCAGAAGGGGATCTACTACATTACCGGCGAAAAAGAGGAGACCCTGCGGAACTCTCCGTTGCTGGAAGCCTACAAGGCCAAGGGAATCGAAGTCCTGATCATGGATGACGAGATCGATGAGATCGTTGTGCCCTCAATCGGCAAGTACGAGGAAATCGACCTCAAGGCGATAAACAAGAGCGGCTCTTCCGACGACCTCAAGACCGAGGACGACAAGAAGAAGGAGAAGGAGATAAAACCTCTGATCAAAAAGATCAAGGATGCCCTGGGAGACAGGGTCAAGGACGTTGTAGCCTCGAGCCGCCTCTCGGACTCTCCCTCCTGTATAGTTGCCGACGAATCGGATCCCTCCATGCAGATGCAGCAGATGCTCAAGGCCATGGGGCAGAAGGAGCTGCCGGAGATCAAACCGATCCTGGAGATCAACCCGGACCACGAGATTGTTAAAAAGCTGGAGGCTAAAAAGGACGACAAAGCCCTGGTCGAGGATATTGCCACCCTGCTTCTGGAGCAGGCCATGATGATAGAAGGAGCGGAAATAAAAAAACCGGCGGAGTTCGTAAAACGCCTCAACCGGATAATGAACATGGCTCTGTAA
- a CDS encoding PQQ-binding-like beta-propeller repeat protein, which translates to MKRLFFLLTFILFLIAAGCSNKEPVPRASLQYATEAAVSAEELSPVEPPALDEGIIAFITGEVDIADESGWFPAEIGDFVSPSDKIRTAADSSCEIQFASIAVIKLQENTEVDISRISLAPESSKVGIALAAGTVLSKVQKLSGTDSFSVRTQSAVCGVRGTEFSVTTDAAGHSVFAVKEGSVAILPPSLDPEDLKEKMAGKDVEAEKYIDQLLETAPRIEANQEMAVSPAFAGETREAAESITRNVEEIAAAGSREELNAKTRTLAAATEQSAQTIRQQSSAPVAISPEKTEVLKQTEKMTIREIPVAAAKGTGAEPPQISLHKVALKVSPQDTHILLNGETAGRGSYAGLFKEGSSLSFILRRDGYKDHQLSVSVSSGAAKLYTIEMAALPPDVPAEPVSSPEPVTAPEPKSGPSEAPDDPSAVQQRASLTEAQKKPPAPAAETPAPAAAEAAVVPPAPAARPQSAARVEPETQPESAPEPQMETTGNTEAPPAPEEPRDVHLTISVFPGDAAIQIDNGPISRGRASIEAIPGTMLSVTVSRRGFAGEKITLKMEDRPISRHVVLSEQPVLFSSSASTEAAVGLAASDKRLIVSDSKGRLTALNLDGNVLWRLESSNSPNENSIPVIIDTRLLFSGSRELVIADIRRGEELQRIRLDSSRSHLFGRRAAAYGGRILYPSNSALEYLDPDSGSFSPFADLGNTVSRTTPAVYLDTVLIADQYGTLLGFDSRGTVVQEIPTNAVQPLALAVSVHKDRAVFSGRRGVVVCVNLENDSVLWEQKLGNTGVNVTSDITVSDSGLFVYGRDGTIYGLDWDNGEALFTPIRGAATPPSVIGGGQFVYGTRDRKLVIAEADSGATIKSLTIGEQLSARPVLIPGDSLIAVGTRQGTVMLIEPEGMR; encoded by the coding sequence ATGAAAAGACTATTTTTTCTCCTTACTTTTATTTTGTTCCTTATTGCTGCAGGCTGCAGCAATAAGGAACCGGTGCCTCGGGCCTCTCTCCAGTACGCCACCGAGGCTGCAGTTTCCGCCGAAGAGCTGTCTCCGGTGGAGCCCCCGGCCCTGGATGAGGGCATCATTGCCTTTATTACCGGAGAGGTCGATATTGCCGACGAAAGCGGCTGGTTTCCGGCGGAAATCGGGGACTTTGTCAGCCCTTCCGACAAAATTCGAACTGCCGCCGACTCAAGCTGCGAAATTCAATTCGCTTCGATTGCGGTAATCAAACTGCAGGAAAACACCGAAGTCGACATAAGCCGTATAAGTCTTGCCCCGGAGTCATCAAAGGTCGGCATAGCCCTGGCAGCCGGAACGGTCCTTTCCAAAGTGCAGAAGCTCTCCGGCACCGACAGCTTCAGTGTGCGGACCCAATCCGCTGTGTGCGGTGTCCGGGGAACCGAGTTCAGCGTTACCACCGATGCTGCTGGGCACTCGGTCTTTGCCGTAAAAGAGGGCAGTGTTGCCATTCTGCCTCCAAGTCTCGATCCCGAGGACCTGAAAGAAAAAATGGCCGGAAAAGATGTCGAAGCGGAAAAGTATATTGACCAGTTACTGGAAACCGCCCCGAGAATCGAAGCAAACCAGGAAATGGCCGTAAGCCCCGCTTTTGCCGGGGAGACCAGGGAGGCTGCCGAATCCATTACCCGCAATGTGGAAGAGATCGCGGCGGCCGGAAGCCGGGAGGAACTGAATGCGAAAACCCGGACACTGGCAGCGGCCACGGAGCAGTCGGCACAAACCATCCGGCAACAGAGTTCCGCTCCTGTAGCAATCTCTCCGGAAAAGACGGAAGTTTTAAAACAGACAGAGAAAATGACGATCCGGGAGATCCCGGTCGCCGCAGCAAAAGGGACCGGTGCAGAACCTCCGCAGATCAGTCTCCATAAAGTTGCTTTGAAGGTCAGTCCGCAGGATACACACATTCTGCTGAACGGAGAGACAGCCGGAAGAGGAAGCTATGCGGGACTCTTTAAGGAGGGGAGCAGCCTTAGCTTTATCCTCCGGCGGGACGGATATAAGGATCATCAGCTTTCTGTCTCTGTCAGCTCCGGGGCGGCAAAACTATATACCATAGAAATGGCAGCCCTTCCCCCCGATGTGCCAGCCGAACCGGTTTCGTCACCAGAGCCTGTCACGGCGCCTGAGCCCAAATCAGGACCCTCAGAGGCTCCCGATGACCCCTCAGCCGTGCAACAAAGGGCGTCCTTGACGGAAGCACAGAAAAAACCACCTGCGCCTGCCGCTGAAACTCCCGCTCCCGCGGCAGCGGAAGCTGCTGTTGTTCCTCCGGCACCCGCAGCCCGTCCGCAGTCTGCAGCCCGCGTTGAACCTGAGACTCAGCCGGAGTCCGCGCCTGAACCGCAGATGGAAACTACCGGGAATACGGAAGCTCCGCCTGCGCCCGAGGAACCCCGGGATGTACACCTTACGATAAGCGTCTTTCCCGGGGATGCTGCTATACAAATAGATAACGGCCCGATCAGCAGGGGCCGGGCCAGCATCGAAGCCATACCGGGGACCATGCTGTCTGTTACAGTCTCGCGCCGGGGGTTTGCCGGGGAGAAGATTACTCTTAAAATGGAAGACCGTCCCATAAGCAGGCACGTTGTCCTGTCGGAGCAGCCGGTCCTCTTCAGCAGTTCCGCCTCAACAGAGGCTGCAGTTGGCCTGGCAGCATCAGACAAGCGCCTTATCGTCTCGGACTCCAAAGGAAGGCTGACCGCCCTGAACCTGGACGGGAACGTCCTGTGGCGGCTGGAAAGCAGCAACAGTCCAAACGAAAACAGTATCCCGGTAATTATAGATACAAGGCTGCTTTTTTCCGGCAGCAGAGAACTTGTAATTGCCGATATCCGGCGAGGAGAGGAGCTGCAGCGCATCCGCCTCGACAGCAGCCGTTCTCACCTTTTTGGACGCAGGGCTGCTGCATACGGCGGACGGATACTCTACCCCTCCAATAGTGCCCTGGAATACCTGGATCCGGACAGCGGCAGCTTCAGCCCCTTCGCAGACCTTGGTAATACCGTATCCCGGACAACCCCCGCAGTTTACCTGGATACGGTACTTATTGCGGACCAGTACGGTACTCTCCTGGGCTTTGACAGCCGGGGAACTGTTGTGCAGGAAATCCCCACGAATGCCGTTCAGCCGCTGGCCCTCGCGGTTTCCGTGCATAAGGACCGTGCGGTCTTTTCCGGCCGCCGTGGAGTTGTTGTCTGTGTAAATCTGGAGAACGATTCCGTGCTGTGGGAACAAAAGCTGGGAAATACCGGCGTAAACGTCACATCTGATATTACCGTCAGCGATTCCGGCCTCTTTGTCTATGGCCGGGACGGAACAATCTACGGACTTGACTGGGACAACGGCGAAGCACTCTTTACTCCCATCCGGGGAGCAGCGACGCCTCCATCCGTCATTGGGGGCGGACAATTTGTCTACGGGACCCGGGACAGAAAACTTGTCATAGCCGAAGCAGATTCTGGTGCAACCATCAAAAGCCTTACTATAGGAGAACAGTTGTCTGCGCGGCCCGTATTAATTCCGGGAGACAGTCTGATTGCCGTTGGAACCAGACAGGGGACAGTCATGCTCATTGAACCTGAAGGCATGCGCTAG
- a CDS encoding TetR/AcrR family transcriptional regulator, whose amino-acid sequence MKRMKDRIVAATIKLMNELGTQKITTNHIIDTLGISPGTLYYHFKNREEIIRAVFRSITEDFDALFVQNPASGEIRELFQVVGRIYRLYFTYRFFYLDLSMLLDRDPELADAYRENYRNKKNKLRELFIGLEKQGLMKPFESEDDRDLFLQNQWLINDYWLSFQKALGLSDAETMITNGIRGYMAFIREYLTPSGLKALTDTNLYKTRGLS is encoded by the coding sequence ATGAAAAGAATGAAAGACAGGATTGTTGCTGCCACCATTAAGCTGATGAATGAACTCGGAACCCAGAAGATTACCACAAACCACATAATAGACACCCTCGGAATCAGCCCGGGAACCTTGTATTACCATTTTAAAAACAGGGAAGAGATTATCCGGGCAGTCTTCAGATCAATAACCGAAGACTTTGACGCCCTGTTTGTCCAAAACCCGGCTTCGGGGGAAATCAGAGAGCTTTTCCAGGTGGTTGGAAGAATATACCGGCTGTACTTTACGTACCGGTTTTTCTATCTGGACCTTTCAATGCTTCTGGACCGGGACCCTGAGCTCGCGGATGCATACCGGGAGAACTACCGGAACAAGAAAAACAAACTGCGGGAACTCTTTATCGGCCTGGAAAAACAGGGATTGATGAAACCTTTTGAATCGGAGGATGACAGGGACCTGTTCCTGCAGAATCAGTGGCTTATTAATGACTACTGGCTCAGCTTCCAGAAAGCCCTGGGCCTGAGCGACGCCGAAACAATGATCACGAACGGTATACGCGGCTATATGGCTTTTATTCGTGAATACCTTACGCCAAGTGGCCTGAAGGCCCTTACAGATACAAATCTATACAAAACACGAGGTCTGTCATGA
- a CDS encoding DUF2271 domain-containing protein gives MIRTFLMLLFILITLPVISRAQAEADGSSADPGIRLTIEEGEHYRHRIPVFLFFSVKAPPQIAIWIEDMEGNFMETLFVTQRTAQDNWRKAPGDDTQKEKLRRPESLPRWIHRSTGTEAQHWKGPLPDADAVSSATPKSGFSIPASLPEETTRFRVLAEVNASLDFNESYPKDAAKGSVGYSGGPWGSGQPALVYAAEVDMSNPGTEQIELETVGHSSPDGSTGKLCSDLSGITTAHEIVRGIYIKVHASGETK, from the coding sequence ATGATACGAACATTTCTCATGCTGCTGTTTATTCTTATAACGCTGCCTGTAATATCCCGAGCACAGGCTGAAGCCGATGGTTCATCCGCGGATCCCGGAATACGGCTGACCATAGAAGAGGGAGAACACTACCGGCACCGCATACCTGTTTTCCTCTTCTTCTCCGTTAAGGCGCCGCCGCAGATCGCCATCTGGATCGAGGACATGGAGGGCAACTTTATGGAGACTCTCTTTGTTACCCAACGGACCGCTCAGGATAACTGGCGCAAAGCTCCGGGGGATGATACCCAAAAAGAAAAACTGCGGCGCCCTGAAAGCCTCCCCCGCTGGATCCACCGCAGTACCGGCACAGAAGCACAACACTGGAAGGGCCCCCTCCCCGATGCCGACGCTGTCAGCTCCGCAACCCCGAAAAGCGGGTTCTCGATACCCGCCTCGCTCCCGGAAGAGACCACGCGATTCCGGGTCCTGGCGGAGGTCAACGCCTCCCTCGATTTTAACGAATCCTACCCCAAGGATGCCGCGAAAGGATCAGTGGGTTACTCCGGCGGGCCCTGGGGAAGCGGACAGCCGGCCCTTGTTTACGCCGCCGAGGTAGACATGTCGAATCCAGGCACAGAACAAATCGAACTGGAGACAGTGGGTCATTCCAGTCCTGACGGCTCCACCGGAAAGCTCTGCAGTGACCTATCCGGGATCACCACCGCTCATGAAATAGTTCGGGGAATCTACATAAAGGTACACGCTTCCGGCGAAACTAAATAA
- a CDS encoding LysE family translocator, whose product MYTIILPVFLFALSMTITPGPNNMLLTASGARFGYRRTLPLIGGIVLGIVSQLVLSALGLGILFERLPLVKNLLKLFGVLYLLYLAYRIAFTSGKEGRTEKAQRPLNLIEGAGFQYLNPKAYMMSITAMSVYPLEGQLYIPSALLIIGFFIVITPLSISLWAGFGTLLGRVMSSTRYARGVRMLLGGMTAASVVFIVI is encoded by the coding sequence GTGTACACAATCATTCTCCCGGTATTTCTTTTTGCTCTTTCCATGACCATTACACCCGGACCCAACAACATGCTGCTGACAGCTTCGGGGGCGCGCTTCGGATACCGACGCACACTGCCCCTGATTGGGGGGATTGTTCTGGGAATTGTCAGCCAGCTGGTTCTGAGCGCTTTAGGACTTGGTATCCTGTTTGAGCGGCTGCCGCTCGTGAAAAACCTTTTAAAGCTCTTCGGCGTACTCTATTTGTTGTATCTTGCGTACCGCATTGCCTTTACCTCCGGTAAGGAGGGGCGGACCGAGAAAGCCCAACGGCCATTGAACCTGATAGAAGGAGCCGGGTTCCAATATCTGAACCCAAAAGCCTATATGATGTCGATCACTGCTATGTCGGTGTATCCCTTAGAGGGGCAGCTGTACATTCCCTCCGCGCTCCTTATAATAGGCTTTTTTATTGTAATTACTCCCCTGTCAATATCCCTTTGGGCCGGGTTCGGGACCCTGCTGGGACGGGTGATGAGCTCGACCCGCTATGCCAGGGGAGTGCGTATGCTGCTCGGAGGAATGACGGCCGCTTCGGTTGTCTTTATAGTTATTTAG